Proteins from one Cryptomeria japonica chromosome 4, Sugi_1.0, whole genome shotgun sequence genomic window:
- the LOC131046656 gene encoding probable disease resistance protein At4g33300 produces MSSLRMLRVSALPGLKELPVSIGKLGQLEFLDISLCEGLEKLPDEIGELKKLKEFDMRECYHLRELPDSVCGLSSLKHVICNENIGVKWLRAKASYIPDLRVEIVEPKFIFLTLTF; encoded by the coding sequence ATGAGTTCTCTAAGGATGTTAAGAGTATCAGCATTACCAGGCCTGAAAGAGCTTCCGGTATCAATTGGAAAACTTGGGCAGCTGGAATTTCTAGACATTTCACTGTGCGAGGGCTTGGAAAAACTTCCTGATGAAATAGGTGAGCTCAAGAAGTTGAAAGAGTTTGACATGAGAGAGTGTTATCATTTAAGGGAGTTGCCAGATAGTGTTTGTGGATTAAGCTCCCTCAAACATGTTATCTGCAATGAGAATATTGGGGTCAAGTGGTTACGAGCTAAAGCCTCTTATATCCCTGATCTCAGAGTTGAAATTGTGGAACCAAAATTCATTTTTCTGACCCTAACGTTTTAG
- the LOC131046657 gene encoding probable disease resistance protein At4g33300 produces MKSADIQRSRRSKGSGVVALPTQTTQTSDKDVVRAIALHNRTVVNASEWTDDTSVGQTASPLLRTQLFLWTSGCFANIVFITVSQSPNLKGILKILWEKIFGKNVAEFQNVEDARMELQQRFLRQSKPTLVVLDDVWSRADLEILLFEAPGYKTLITTRDTSTIPRNASTRLYQWPLLNKEDSLSLFCLSAFGQTSIPSTADANLVTEVQAECKGLPLALKVVGSSLYGEPHVAWENAKKRQSISIYHEEGLFRCLKTSIDCLDDVGRECFLDTASFPEDKKICADALLNIWVYVRKMEWQDAYIMLQELARRNLLSLISNQGIQSTISYGCASELFFSQHDVMRDLALYLGCQDSIVHRKRLLMPRKEHCLPGEWELLRDGQFSAKIVSIHTGSMAESDWYEMNLPETESLAYSLVLHLLYGPMLRDGLLPTAIWLKNCHIISEI; encoded by the exons ATGAAATCAGCGGACATACAACGTTCTCGTCGGTCAAAAGGTTCTGGAGTCGTCGCACTtccgactcaaactacacaaacatctgacaaggatgttgtacgtGCGATAGCACTTCATAATCGGACAGTTGTCAATGCCTCCGAATGGACTGACGACACAAGCGTCGGACAAACAGCATCACC CTTACTAAGAACACAATTGTTTTTGTGGACATCAGGTTGTTTCGCAAATATAGTTTTCATCACTGTTTCACAATCCCCAAATCTGAAGGGAATTTTAAAGATTTTATGGGAGAAGATCTTTGGGAAGAATGTAGCTGAGTTTCAGAATGTGGAAGATGCACGTATGGAGCTTCAGCAGCGGTTTTTAAGGCAGTCTAAACCAACTTTGGTGGTGTTGGATGATGTTTGGTCCAGAGCTGATTTGGAAATATTACTATTTGAAGCTCCAGGATACAAAACCCTCATCACAACCAGAGATACTTCTACCATCCCCAGAAACGCATCTACTCGGCTGTATCAATGGCCATTGTTAAACAAAGAGGATTCTCTCTCACTTTTCTGCTTATCGGCATTTGGACAGACATCAATTCCAAGTACGGCAGATGCAAATCTAGTCACAGAG GTGCAAGCCGAATGCAAGGGTTTGCCTCTTGCTCTTAAAGTGGTTGGAAGTTCTTTGTACGGGGAACCTCATGTGGCCTGGGAGAATGCAAAGAAAAGGCAGTCCATATCCATTTATCACGAAGAAGGGCTTTTCAGATGCCTGAAGACGAGTATTGATTGCTTGGATGATGTTGGGAGGGAATGTTTCTTAGACACAGCCTCATTTCCAGAGGACAAGAAAATTTGTGCTGATGCACTGCTCAACATTTGGGTTTATGTTCGGAAGATGGAGTGGCAGGATGCCTATATTATGTTACAGGAACTTGCAAGAAGAAATCTCCTCAGTCTAATAAGCAATCAAGG AATCCAATCAACAATCTCGTACGGATGTGCCTCTGAGCTGTTCTTTTCGCAGCATGATGTGATGCGAGACTTAGCCTTGTATTTGGGATGTCAGGACAGTATAGTCCACAGAAAGAGGTTACTCATGCCCAGGAAGGAGCATTGCCTACCAGGGGAATGGGAGTTGCTTAGAGATGGACAGTTCAGTGCTAAAATTGTATCTATTCACACAG GCTCTATGGCTGAGAGTGACTGGTATGAGATGAATCTTCCGGAGACAGAGTCTCTGGCGTACTCTCTGGTGTTACACTTGCTCTATGGCCCTATGCTCAGAGATGGTCTGTTACCAACTGCCATCTGGTTAAAAAATTGCCATATAATCTCGGAAATATGA